A single window of Hymenobacter sp. APR13 DNA harbors:
- a CDS encoding DUF4385 domain-containing protein — MPFNYDQDFRHLNLREQPELYRVGKGEQGVLLVEPYKSEILPHWRFRTPEVARESSETIYGLFEAYLKAHDFVGADMARKFLQMGFTRARRYANHQGGKKYAGPVPADKKGQSGAHGREELPRSPEDPEKAEAAAIFKRKWDQAKTHPDYVQQRADFEARYGK, encoded by the coding sequence ATGCCCTTCAACTACGACCAGGATTTCCGGCACCTCAACCTGCGCGAGCAGCCCGAGCTGTACCGCGTGGGCAAAGGCGAGCAGGGCGTGCTGCTGGTGGAGCCCTACAAAAGCGAAATTCTGCCCCACTGGCGCTTCCGCACGCCCGAAGTGGCCCGGGAGTCGTCGGAAACTATTTACGGGCTGTTTGAGGCCTATCTGAAGGCGCACGACTTTGTGGGGGCCGACATGGCCCGGAAGTTCCTGCAGATGGGCTTCACGCGCGCCCGGCGCTACGCCAACCACCAGGGCGGCAAAAAGTACGCGGGGCCCGTGCCGGCCGATAAGAAGGGCCAGAGCGGGGCCCACGGCCGCGAGGAGCTGCCCCGCTCGCCCGAAGACCCCGAAAAAGCTGAAGCCGCCGCCATCTTCAAGCGCAAATGGGACCAGGCCAAAACCCACCCCGACTACGTGCAACAGCGCGCTGACTTTGAAGCCCGCTACGGGAAATGA
- a CDS encoding Ig-like domain-containing domain, with the protein MSARASFLFLLSAAAGLAGCASISSPQGGPRDTVAPKLVRSVPADGARNARTQVVRLEFSEAVQLKDLQKNLIIAPTIPDDNKYKVREERNAISLVFDKPLDENTTYSFNFGNAISDITESLPATDARVSFSTGAVLDSGAVVGTVRTLLTQQPADAASVLLYPEADTAGLRRGKPYYLARTDKSGAYSLRNLKAGRYRLYALLDKNQNTRYDDGEKIAYLPQPITVGARPDSVRLELVRPDARRPVVSGQQAAPTQFRVSYNEGLRTAVLAPLGVAATAPLAEALQLQEQGRAVALYRTAALQEGRYLLAATDSAGNSSRDTINVKFQGTAPTRRPPVYSVEGSPREVYRQGEVRFVFTEPVRVAAGKPAVLLQEDSLTRRALPLGPEVKLSPDRSRLTVLLNTKAKTTVTLRLDTLNVTTISGQRLGARPLRLRVTEQSGTGSVAGTIQTKYTRYEVQLLDAQGAVAATLESPRNTFRFDRLAPGTYTIRVLIDADADGRWRNADPLLLQPAEPVYLLPQPVQIRANWEVEDIRLAF; encoded by the coding sequence ATGTCCGCTCGCGCTAGTTTCCTGTTCCTGCTTTCGGCCGCGGCTGGCTTGGCCGGTTGCGCTTCCATCAGCTCGCCGCAGGGTGGCCCGCGCGACACGGTGGCGCCCAAGCTGGTGCGCTCGGTGCCGGCTGATGGCGCCCGCAACGCCCGCACCCAGGTGGTGCGGCTGGAGTTTTCGGAAGCCGTGCAGCTCAAGGATCTGCAGAAGAACCTCATCATCGCGCCCACCATCCCCGACGACAACAAGTACAAGGTGCGCGAGGAGCGCAACGCCATTTCGCTGGTGTTCGACAAGCCCCTCGACGAAAACACCACCTACTCGTTCAACTTCGGCAACGCCATCAGCGACATCACCGAGAGCCTGCCCGCCACCGATGCCCGCGTGAGCTTCAGCACCGGGGCCGTGCTCGACTCGGGGGCCGTGGTGGGCACTGTGCGCACCCTGCTTACGCAGCAGCCCGCCGATGCCGCCTCCGTGCTGCTCTACCCCGAAGCCGACACCGCCGGCCTGCGCCGCGGCAAGCCCTACTACCTGGCCCGCACCGACAAGAGCGGCGCGTATAGCCTGCGCAACCTGAAGGCCGGCCGCTACCGCCTTTACGCCCTGCTCGACAAAAACCAGAACACCCGCTACGACGACGGCGAGAAGATTGCCTACCTGCCCCAGCCCATCACGGTTGGCGCCCGGCCCGATAGCGTGCGCCTGGAACTGGTGCGCCCCGATGCCCGCCGGCCCGTGGTGAGCGGCCAGCAAGCGGCCCCCACGCAGTTTCGGGTGAGCTACAACGAGGGCCTGCGCACGGCCGTGCTGGCTCCGCTCGGGGTGGCCGCCACCGCGCCCTTGGCTGAAGCGCTGCAACTGCAGGAGCAGGGCCGGGCCGTGGCTCTCTACCGCACCGCCGCCCTGCAGGAAGGCCGCTACCTGCTGGCCGCCACCGACAGCGCCGGCAACTCCAGCCGCGACACCATCAACGTGAAGTTTCAGGGCACGGCGCCCACCCGCCGCCCGCCGGTATATTCGGTGGAAGGCAGTCCGCGCGAAGTGTACCGGCAGGGCGAGGTGCGCTTTGTGTTCACGGAGCCTGTACGCGTGGCGGCCGGCAAGCCCGCCGTGCTGCTGCAGGAAGACTCCCTCACGCGCCGGGCGCTGCCGCTGGGCCCCGAGGTGAAGCTCAGCCCGGACCGCTCGCGCCTCACGGTGCTGCTCAATACCAAAGCCAAAACCACCGTCACGCTCCGCCTCGATACCCTGAACGTCACGACCATTTCGGGGCAGCGGCTGGGGGCGCGGCCGTTGCGGCTGCGGGTTACGGAGCAGTCGGGCACGGGCAGCGTGGCCGGCACCATCCAGACCAAGTACACGCGCTACGAGGTGCAGCTGCTCGATGCCCAGGGCGCCGTGGCCGCCACCCTGGAGAGCCCGCGCAACACGTTCCGCTTCGACCGTCTGGCTCCCGGCACCTACACCATCCGGGTGCTGATTGACGCCGACGCCGACGGCCGCTGGCGCAACGCCGACCCGCTGCTACTCCAGCCCGCCGAGCCGGTGTACCTTCTGCCCCAGCCCGTGCAGATTCGCGCCAACTGGGAAGTGGAAGACATCCGCCTAGCGTTCTAG